One window of the Canis aureus isolate CA01 chromosome 1, VMU_Caureus_v.1.0, whole genome shotgun sequence genome contains the following:
- the BCL2 gene encoding apoptosis regulator Bcl-2 isoform X2 yields MAHAGRTGYDNREIVMKYIHYKLSQRGYEWDAGEAGAAPPGAAPAPGISASQPGRAPAPARTSPPPPPAAPAAAAAAAGPAPSPVPPVVHLTLRQAGDDFSRRYRRDFAEMSSQLHLTPFTARGRFATVVEELFRDGVNWGRIVAFFEFGGVMCVESVNREMSALVDNIALWMTEYLNRHLHTWIQDNGGWSPHPLMVSSAEKTCVYSVYIKHRSIDSHLWILSCSDFSCSDRCL; encoded by the exons ATGGCGCACGCTGGGCGAACAGGGTACGATAACCGGGAGATAGTGATGAAGTACATCCACTACAAGCTGTCGCAGAGGGGCTACGAGTGGGACGCGGGAGAGGCGGGCGCCGCGCCCCCGGGGGCCGCCCCCGCGCCGGGCATCTCCGCCTCGCAGCCcggccgcgcccccgcgcccgccagGAcctcgccgcccccgccccccgccgcccccgccgccgccgccgccgccgcgggcccCGCGCCCAGCCCCGTGCCACCTGTGGTCCACCTGACCCTGCGCCAGGCCGGCGACGACTTCTCCCGCCGCTACCGCCGCGACTTCGCCGAGATGTCCAGCCAGCTGCACCTGACGCCCTTCACCGCGAGGGGACGCTTTGCCACGGTGGTGGAGGAGCTCTTCAGGGATGGGGTGAACTGGGGGAGGATCGTGGCCTTCTTTGAGTTCGGTGGGGTCATGTGTGTGGAGAGCGTCAACCGGGAGATGTCGGCCCTGGTGGACAACATCGCCCTGTGGATGACTGAGTACCTGAACCGGCATCTGCACACCTGGATCCAGGACAACGGAGGCTGG AGTCCACATCCTTTGATGGTCTCCTCTGCTGAAAAAACTTGCGTCTACAGTGTCTATATAAAGCATAGAAGCATTGATTCTCATCTGTGGATTCTCTCATGCTCTGACTTTAGTTGTAGTGATCGATGCCTGTAG
- the BCL2 gene encoding apoptosis regulator Bcl-2 isoform X4, with the protein MAHAGRTGYDNREIVMKYIHYKLSQRGYEWDAGEAGAAPPGAAPAPGISASQPGRAPAPARTSPPPPPAAPAAAAAAAGPAPSPVPPVVHLTLRQAGDDFSRRYRRDFAEMSSQLHLTPFTARGRFATVVEELFRDGVNWGRIVAFFEFGGVMCVESVNREMSALVDNIALWMTEYLNRHLHTWIQDNGGWTYT; encoded by the coding sequence ATGGCGCACGCTGGGCGAACAGGGTACGATAACCGGGAGATAGTGATGAAGTACATCCACTACAAGCTGTCGCAGAGGGGCTACGAGTGGGACGCGGGAGAGGCGGGCGCCGCGCCCCCGGGGGCCGCCCCCGCGCCGGGCATCTCCGCCTCGCAGCCcggccgcgcccccgcgcccgccagGAcctcgccgcccccgccccccgccgcccccgccgccgccgccgccgccgcgggcccCGCGCCCAGCCCCGTGCCACCTGTGGTCCACCTGACCCTGCGCCAGGCCGGCGACGACTTCTCCCGCCGCTACCGCCGCGACTTCGCCGAGATGTCCAGCCAGCTGCACCTGACGCCCTTCACCGCGAGGGGACGCTTTGCCACGGTGGTGGAGGAGCTCTTCAGGGATGGGGTGAACTGGGGGAGGATCGTGGCCTTCTTTGAGTTCGGTGGGGTCATGTGTGTGGAGAGCGTCAACCGGGAGATGTCGGCCCTGGTGGACAACATCGCCCTGTGGATGACTGAGTACCTGAACCGGCATCTGCACACCTGGATCCAGGACAACGGAGGCTGG
- the BCL2 gene encoding apoptosis regulator Bcl-2 isoform X5 → MAHAGRTGYDNREIVMKYIHYKLSQRGYEWDAGEAGAAPPGAAPAPGISASQPGRAPAPARTSPPPPPAAPAAAAAAAGPAPSPVPPVVHLTLRQAGDDFSRRYRRDFAEMSSQLHLTPFTARGRFATVVEELFRDGVNWGRIVAFFEFGGVMCVESVNREMSALVDNIALWMTEYLNRHLHTWIQDNGGWAH, encoded by the coding sequence ATGGCGCACGCTGGGCGAACAGGGTACGATAACCGGGAGATAGTGATGAAGTACATCCACTACAAGCTGTCGCAGAGGGGCTACGAGTGGGACGCGGGAGAGGCGGGCGCCGCGCCCCCGGGGGCCGCCCCCGCGCCGGGCATCTCCGCCTCGCAGCCcggccgcgcccccgcgcccgccagGAcctcgccgcccccgccccccgccgcccccgccgccgccgccgccgccgcgggcccCGCGCCCAGCCCCGTGCCACCTGTGGTCCACCTGACCCTGCGCCAGGCCGGCGACGACTTCTCCCGCCGCTACCGCCGCGACTTCGCCGAGATGTCCAGCCAGCTGCACCTGACGCCCTTCACCGCGAGGGGACGCTTTGCCACGGTGGTGGAGGAGCTCTTCAGGGATGGGGTGAACTGGGGGAGGATCGTGGCCTTCTTTGAGTTCGGTGGGGTCATGTGTGTGGAGAGCGTCAACCGGGAGATGTCGGCCCTGGTGGACAACATCGCCCTGTGGATGACTGAGTACCTGAACCGGCATCTGCACACCTGGATCCAGGACAACGGAGGCTGG